A single window of Aspergillus puulaauensis MK2 DNA, chromosome 5, nearly complete sequence DNA harbors:
- a CDS encoding sugar porter family MFS transporter (COG:G;~EggNog:ENOG410PJST;~InterPro:IPR005829,IPR005828,IPR003663,IPR036259, IPR020846;~PFAM:PF00083,PF07690;~TransMembrane:11 (o67-86i93-112o118-140i152-171o191-208i287-308o320-341i353-370o395-418i430-454o460-480i);~go_component: GO:0016020 - membrane [Evidence IEA];~go_component: GO:0016021 - integral component of membrane [Evidence IEA];~go_function: GO:0022857 - transmembrane transporter activity [Evidence IEA];~go_process: GO:0055085 - transmembrane transport [Evidence IEA]), protein MFRTVEDRPTPEEVYNWRLYTEATIIATGSLLFGYDSAFIGTTIARQSFVDAFNITKSEAADISSNITSTFQAGAFFGAIFCFLLTEKIGRKWALQANTLLFLVGAIIMTAATHQLSYIYAGRALTGIACGAITATVPSYIAELSIVSIRGILTGFFEVSYQIGSLVGFWINYGINQNMDNSSMASWRAPMAVQIIPAGVLLLGGLVLHESPLWLMRKNREDDAATALEVLRKLPRSHQYVQEDIEMIRSRLQDEARIAAKYGHGSWAYFRGALYELSRHGMWNRVLLVWCAFVLQNMSGAAAINYYSPTLFASLGITDVALYTGIYGLVKAVASIIFYGVLIDIWGRRRPTIISSLACSLCLWFVGAYVKVGHPADIIDAGAELSPSTEAGGKAATAMIMIYSVFWSFGLNGIPWIVSAEIFPGALRNLTGTWAALVQRLIQFVITKALPYIFNRFGYGTWFFFASWMMLATLWSFFFLPETKGRTLDEMDAIFGYEAGHSSSSQQSKIVPLGTAGLDGREGTV, encoded by the exons ATGTTTCGCACTGTCGAGGACCGACCAACCCCAGAGGAGGTGTACAACTGGCGGCTGTACACCGAGGCGACGATAATCGCCACGGGCTCGCTGCT GTTTGGCTATGATTCAGCCTTCATCGGAACGACCATTGCCCGGCAGAGCTTCGTGGATGCCTTCAACATCACTAAGTCCGAGGCTGCTGATATCTCGAGCAACATCACGTCCACTTTCCAGGCCGGCGCTTTTTTTGGCGCAATCTTCTGCTTTCTAT TAACCGAGAAGATCGGACGGAAATGGGCTCTGCAGGCGAATACGCTTCTGTTCCTGGTCGGAGCGATTATCATGACGGCTGCCACCCATCAACTATCGTATATCT ACGCAGGACGCGCACTGACCGGCATCGCCTGCGGCGCAATCACAGCAACAGTCCCAAGCTACATCGCCGAGCTATCCATCGTATCAATCCGGGGCATCCTCACCGGCTTCTTCGAAGTTTCATACCAAATCGGCAGCCTGGTGGGCTTCTGGATTAATTACGGAATCAACCAGAACATGGACAACTCCTCGATGGCGAGTTGGAGAGCCCCGATGGCAGTCCAGATCATCCCAGCCGGCGTCCTCTTGCTCGGGGGACTCGTCCTCCACGAGAGCCCTCTATGGTTGATGCGTAAGAACCGAGAGGATGATGCAGCGACTGCGCTGGAGGTGCTGAGGAAGTTACCCCGGTCGCATCAGT ACGTACAGGAAGACATCGAGATGATCCGCTCCAGGCTCCAGGACGAGGCGCGCATTGCAGCCAAGTACGGCCATGGCTCGTGGGCGTACTTCCGGGGCGCTCTATACGAGCTCTCGCGGCATGGGATGTGGAATCGCGTGCTGCTGGTGTGGTGTGCCTTTGTGCTGCAGAATATGTCCGGCGCTGCAGCGATCAACTACTACTCTCCGACGCTATTTGCCTCGCTAGGCATCACTGATGTCGCGCTGTATACTGGAATCTACGGCCTGGTGAAAG CGGTCGCGTCGATCATTTTCTACGGCGTGCTCATTGACATCTGGGGGCGTCGACGGCCGACTATCATCTCGTCCCTTGCCTGCTCGCTTTGTCTCTGGTTCGTGGGTGCGTATGTCAAGGTCGGTCATCCAGCCGATATCATCGACGCGGGGGCCGAGTTGTCGCCGTCCACAGAGGCAGGGGGTAAAGCAGCAACGGCGATGATCATGATCTACTCGGTTTT CTGGTCCTTTGGCCTCAATGGGATTCCGTGGATTGTATCGGCGGAGATCTTCCCAGGTGCACTGCGAAACCTGACAGGAACATGGGCTGCACTAGTGCAAAG GTTAATCCAGTTCGTCATCACCAAGGCGCTGCCCTACATCTTCAACCGCTTCGGGTACGGCACCTGGTTCTTTTTCGCCTCGTGGATGATGCTGGCTACCTTGTGgtcattcttcttcctcccagaGACAAAGGGGCGAACTCTCGACGAGATGGATGCCATTTT TGGATACGAGGCCGGGCATTCGTCCAGCAGCCAACAGTCCAAGATCGTCCCACTCGGCACAGCAGGTCTCGATGGCCGCGAAGGGACAGTTTAG
- a CDS encoding uncharacterized protein (COG:S;~EggNog:ENOG410PXDK;~TransMembrane:3 (i231-254o260-279i286-302o)) codes for MVSSTSSASPDEGLPERHTPSTASMSTVPPPQTELTDQEMESDPRKYIGYPHFANDIASDAAFCFFRRFDRLNTRIILSMQNGLSRTEKELDQLDAHCMHPGSDVVDNGTFCLNDQDNECQFPDALRPNQYMASYLQLGACDSVEEKDITSLHTWHKNYENAIAPEEKEYLDHEDLFPVSAQRKAPLLRILNKSKRFRRMGLWEVPAPKTGLPFPVSQDIRFYSSKRKERAVAWAFSITGLLLMVGPVWALSYIPLKPARLGLSTVFAVLFFGLVGIASNAKPQEVLAAAAAYFAVLMVFLGP; via the exons ATGGTGTCCAGTACCAGCTCCGCAAGCCCTGACGAGGGCCTACCAGAACGCCATACTCCTTCTACGGCCTCCATGTCAACTGTGCCTCCACCCCAAACCGAACTAACAGATcaggagatggagagcgACCCGCGGAAATACATAG GCTACCCGCACTTTGCCAACGACATAGCATCCGATGCTGCATTTTGCTTCTTCCGTCGGTTCGATCGCTTGAACACGCGTATTATCTTGAGCATGCAGAACGGCCTGTCGCGTACcgagaaggagctggatcAGCTCGACGCTCACTGCATGCATCCCGGGTCTGATGTAGTCGACAATGGGACGTTTTGTTTGAACGACCAGGATAACGAGTGCCAGTTCCCAGACGCGCTCAGACCAA ATCAGTACATGGCGTCTTATCTGCAGCTTGGCGCTTGCGACTCggtcgaagagaaggatATCACGAGCCTCCACACCTGGCATAAAAACTACGAGAACGCCATAGCCCCCGAGGAAAAAGAATATCTTGATCATGAGGACCTGTTTCCCGTCAGCGCACAGCGGAAAGCCCCCCTGCTGCGAATTCTCAACAAGTCAAAGCGTTTCCGCCGCATGGGATTGTGGGAGGTTCCGGCACCCAAGACCGGCCTTCCATTTCCCGTCTCGCAGGATATTCGATTCTATTCTTCTAAGCGCAAGGAGCGGGCTGTGGCCTGGGCTTTTTCCATCACCGGGCTATTGCTGATGGTTGGCCCAGTCTGGGCCTTGTCCTACATTCCCTTGAAACCCGCCAGGTTGGGGCTGAGCACGGTCTTTGCTGTTTTGTTCTTCGGGCTTGTGGGGATAGCGTCAAATGCAAAGCCTCAGGAGGtgctggcagctgcagccGC ATATTTTGCAGTGCTGATGGTCTTCCTTGGGCCTTGA
- a CDS encoding uncharacterized protein (COG:S;~EggNog:ENOG410PQ1P;~SECRETED:SignalP(1-18);~TransMembrane:1 (n3-13c18/19o304-327i)): protein MWVISLYFFLAPIPSILAQDLPAGLAGCTEVDCPNDGWDSCTVADETYAGIGLSGITDVPDSLDGISLVKGVHIEDSEDKGDTHNGADKTRPFRSVYYLGTPASVDADDLSGCAVVFNDPPTGHFHQPLINDSVNVDTRAAYGTCPDVIKQDCIDKLTEQARNTKYNGASPCSTLQSALHDNPPDECSDLTGGGDGLGKFDVVSLGNLSTISKSDNASSNCWPVLPKSNNLAQLADNTAMGNYTNKGLLAEMYKITPVLTVFTSGNNSNSLVNKTSASLTCLKVVTTANIDNGSDTDTDTDTGAAAVSTASIVAVTLGALATAVFALL, encoded by the exons ATGTGGGTCATCTCACTCTACTTCTTTCTGGCCCCCATCCCCTCTATCCTAGCGCAGGATCTCCCCGCCGGGCTGGCCGGATGCACTGAGGTCGACTGCCCCAACGACGGCTGGGACTCTTGCACGGTTGCAGACGAGACCTACGCTGGCATCGGGCTGTCAGGAATTACAGACGTCCCCGACTCCCTCGATGGCATTTCCCTGGTGAAGGGAGTGCACATCGAGGACAGCGAGGATAAAGGCGACACCCACAACGGCGCAGACAAGACCCGGCCATTCCGGTCAGTATACTATCTTGGGACACCTGCCAGTGTAGACGCGGACGACCTCTCTGGCTGCGCTGTGGTCTTCAACGATCCTCCCACCGGCCACTTCCATCAACCCCTTATCAACGACAGCGTCAATGTCGACACGCGCGCTGCCTACGGGACCTGTCCGGACGTGATCAAACAGGACTGCATCGACAAGCTCACCGAGCAGGCTCGCAACACCAAGTACAACGGAGCCAGTCCATGCTCTACACTCCAGTCGGCCCTGCACGACAACCCTCCGGACGAATGCAGCGACCTGacaggcggcggcgacggaCTGGGCAAATTCGATGTTGTCTCGCTGGGCAACTTGTCGACCATCTCCAAGTCGGACAacgcctcctccaactgcTGGCCTGTCCTGCCCAAGTCAAACAACCTGGCCCAGCTTGCCGATAACACCGCAATG GGGAACTACACGAATAAAGGCCTCCTCGCCGAGATGTACAAGATTACACCCGTCCTCACGGTCTTCACGTCaggcaacaacagcaataGTCTCGTAAACAAAACCTCGGCATCCCTCACCTGCCTTAAAGTTGTGACGACTGCGAACATCGACAACGGGTCTGATACTGACACTGATACTGATACTGGAGCCGCTGCGGTGTCGACAGCAAGTATAGTTGCGGTTACCCTCGGGGCGCTTGCTACTGCTGTGTTTGCATTGCTTTAG
- a CDS encoding uncharacterized protein (COG:S;~EggNog:ENOG410PQA4), whose amino-acid sequence MAAAVQAIGVVAGVLGIVQFGLTNFADKTEPGSTIKIAVGLDGENGGTEDAGGDLPDVRVWNDFGDFKGMTADPGSVGDGTVGQVEIDHEQQGVYSLFSANNDAICIAWVTTTWADAAGGNKFAVSGDYGEACGGTWYESNMWTDTDQSYQPKCFWIDGDGDQPNTAFQVRWPRFAKQEFDEGNTDPSNICNDIDFGLRTEEDPGDINFWTAASKARRDLNISKRRLRARQVPRVAWAAEQLVVSNSTNHSAQRLCDSDTSMGPDFVHLAENYFCDMGTKTKYPLCGESSESATVTDSCFDVDTHNLLHAGSKRGVLTKRDSPYSKVRDWAKGN is encoded by the exons ATGGCCGCTGCTGTCCAGGCCATTGGAGTCGTTGCCGGAGTGCTGGGTATTGTCCAGTTCGGCCTGACCAACTTCGCTGACAAGACTGAGCCTGGCTCTACTATCAAGATCGCGGTTGGCCTTGACGGCGAGAATGGCGGGACTGAAGATGCCGGCGGAGACCTGCCAGACGT CCGTGTCTGGAACGACTTTGGCGACTTCAAGGGCATGACTGCCGACCCAGGCAGTGTCGGCGACGGCACAGTCGGCCAAGTCGAGATCGACCACGAGCAGCAGGGCGTCTACTCGCTGTTCTCGGCCAACAACGACGCCATCTGCATCGCCTGGGTGACCACTACCTGGGCCGACGCGGCCGGTGGCAACAAGTTCGCCGTCTCCGGTGACTACGGCGAGGCCTGCGGAGGCACCTGGTACGAGTCCAACATGTGGACCGACACCGACCAGTCCTACCAGCCCAAGTGCTTCTGGATTGACGGCGACGGTGACCAGCCCAACACTGCCTTCCAGGTGCGCTGGCCCCGGTTCGCGAAGCAGGAGTTCGACGAGGGCAACACCGACCCGTCAAACATCTGCAACGACATCGACTTTGGCCTTCGCACCGAGGAAGACCCCGGCGATATCAACTTCTGGACTGCCGCAAGCAAGGCTCGCCGTGATCTGAACATCAGCAAGCGTCGCCTGCGTGCCAGACAGGTGCCCCGTGTTGCTTGGGCCGCTGAGCAGCTCGTCGTCAGTAACTCTACCAACCACTCCGCCCAGCGTCTCTGCGACTCCGACACCTCCATGGGGCCTGACTTTGTGCACCTGGCCGAGAACTACTTTTGCGACATGGGCACCAAGACCAAGTACCCTCTGTGCGGCGAGAGCAGTGAAAGCGCTACTGTGACCGACTCCTGCTTCGACGTGGACACGCACAACCTGCTGCACGCTGGCTCCAAGCGCGGTGTGCTCACCAAGAGGGACAGCCCTTACTCCAAGGTCCGCGACTGGGCCAAGGGTAACTAA
- a CDS encoding uncharacterized protein (COG:T;~EggNog:ENOG410PM0V;~InterPro:IPR019819,IPR019826,IPR002018,IPR029058;~MEROPS:MER0030934;~PFAM:PF00135;~SECRETED:SignalP(1-22)) has product MRISNSPCRAISLAFLLSTVLALNPADGDRTPKIVDLGYARYQGTALSGVHQFLGMRYAEPPIGDLRWRAPRDPSPIPGIQRADTLPPICIGLGETTTANKTEDCLFVNVFAPSNATPTSNLPVWVYIQGGGFVTNANANYNGSDLVVKSGSGIILVNFNYRVGPLGFLAGAEVRRNGDVNVGLLDQRKLLHWVQKYIHSFGGNPGHVVIHGASAGGTSVTHHLAAHDGRDDGLFVGAIGESVAWTRSLTIRESDANFARLAARLNCTGVSRMRCLRRLDASTIQTLGYTPHEEAMALESQLLFQPVIDDDLFTAPLYRLFAQGKFLAVPLIVGCDTNEGSLFAPNASQRSEVVSFVQGWSPQLHGPQIQQLVDLYPPAEFAPVPGRARFFPPASQIFADGVFLCPTAWIASRRRIQRVWNYRYNVRDHVAVAAGLGVPHTFETEAIFGPGQAESIRPGFLGAGASYSTYNAAVVPLLQNYLISFVKDLDPNSLRSSGSPFWEPFTPDSAVRLKIQTNRTAMEALPLDLQGRCDVWYSFEGIMQEEK; this is encoded by the exons ATGAGGATATCAAATTCTCCTTGCAGGGCAATTTCCCTGGCGTTCCTGCTCTCCACCGTCCTCGCCCTAAACCCTGCAGACGGAGATAGAACACCCAAGATAGTAGACCTAGGATATGCGAGATACCAAGGAACTGCTCTGTCCGGAGTCCACCAGTTTCTGGGAATGCGATATGCCGAACCGCCCATAGGCGACCTGAGATGGCGGGCTCCACGAGATCCAAGTCCCATACCGGGCATCCAACGGGCAGACACC CTCCCCCCTATCTgcatcggcctcggcgagACCACGACCGCGAACAAGACAGAAGACTGCCTGTTCGTCAACGTCTTCGCGCCGTCCAACGCGACGCCAACATCCAACCTCCCAGTCTGGGTGTACATCCAGGGCGGCGGATTCGTGACGAATGCCAACGCAAACTACAACGGATCAGACCTCGTGGTAAAGTCTGGGTCCGGCATCATCTTGGTTAATTTCAACTATCGCGTCGGGCCTCTGGGGTTTCTCGCCGGGGCGGAAGTTCGCCGAAACGGCGACGTGAATGTTGGCCTGCTGGATCAGCGCAAGCTGTTACACTGGGTCCAAAAGTATATTCACTCA TTTGGGGGCAATCCTGGACATGTGGTGATCCACGGCGCCTCTGCAGGGGGCACGTCAGTCACGCACCACCTGGCCGCCCACGACGGGCGCGACGACGGGCTATTCGTAGGCGCAATTGGGGAGTCGGTCGCTTGGACACGCTCCTTGACGATCCGCGAGTCGGATGCCAATTTCGCACGACTCGCGGCGCGCCTCAACTGTACCGGGGTGAGCCGGATGCGCTGCCTGCGAAGGCTTGACGCCAGCACCATCCAGACTCTCGGATACACACCGCACGAGGAGGCCATGGCTCTGGAGAGCCAGCTGCTGTTCCAGCCGGTCATTGACGATGATCTATTCACGGCCCCGCTGTACCGGCTCTTCGCGCAGGGCAAGTTCCTAGCCGTGCCTCTTATAGTAGGCTGCGACACCAACGAGGGCAGCCTGTTTGCGCCCAACGCCTCGCAGCGCAGCGAAGTGGTCAGTTTCGTGCAAGGCTGGTCCCCACAGCTGCATGGCCCCCAAATCCAGCAGCTGGTTGATCTTTATCCCCCGGCCGAGTTTGCGCCAGTGCCGGGGCGCGCGCGGTTCTTTCCGCCAGCATCGCAGATCTTTGCTGACGGGGTCTTTCTGTGTCCCACCGCGTGGATCGCTAGTCGTCGTCGTATCCAACGAGTGTGGAACTACCGTTACAACGTCCGCGATCacgtcgctgtcgctgcagGGCTGGGCGTGCCGCATACCTTTGAGACGGAGGCGATATTTGGCCCCGGCCAGGCAGAGAGCATCAGGCCGGGTTTTCTGGGTGCCGGGGCCTCGTACAGCACGTACAACGCCGCGGTGGTGCCGCTGTTACAGAATTACCTAATTAGCTTTGTGAAGGACCTGGATCCCAATTCGTTGCGTTCGTCAGGATCTCCGTTTTGGGAGCCATTCACGCCAGACAGCGCTGTCCGCTTGAAGATCCAGACAAACCGCACCGCCATGGAAGCCCTGCCTCTCGATCTACAGGGGAGGTGCGATGTTTGGTATAGTTTTGAAGGCATCATGCAGGAGGAAAAGTAG
- a CDS encoding peroxidase family protein (COG:S;~EggNog:ENOG410PU7T;~InterPro:IPR036851,IPR000028;~PFAM:PF01328;~SECRETED:SignalP(1-18);~go_function: GO:0004601 - peroxidase activity [Evidence IEA]), translating into MKTPTLSLAVALAGYAVAYPGYLEGRSEWEAQEWIEPGPDDSRGPCPGLNTLANHGYLPRNGTGITLDILKDAMLEGFNIEHGDAELLFTQAIRTSPDWPLTLSFDLADLGRHGILEHDISLSRSDAYFADPNPFNETVWAETESYFTTPMITVEQLAKARMGRLETSKKTNPKFELSWLADGFSWGECASFFEIMADGTSGTVDKKYIDYWFRNERMPTEIGWQRRNTTMKGSERRKYSNLLKEAAGVKDSDS; encoded by the exons ATGAAGACGCCTACCCTATCTCTTGCTGTAGCTCTTGCTGGCTATGCAGTTGCATACCCAGGATACCTTGAAGGTCGCTCAGAGTGGGAGGCCCAGGAATGGATAGAACCAGGGCCTGACGACT CCCGAGGGCCTTGTCCAGGTCTAAACACTCTCGCCAACCACGGCTACCTCCCCCGGAACGGTACAGGAATCACTCTCGACATCCTCAAAGACGCCATGCTGGAGGGGTTCAACATCGAGCACGGCGATGCAGAGCTTCTGTTCACCCAGGCGATCAGGACCAGCCCCGACTGGCCGCTGACGCTCAGTTTCGACCTGGCAGACCTTGGTCGCCACGGTATCTTGGAGCATGACATTAGCTTAAG TCGCTCTGATGCGTACTTTGCCGACCCGAACCCCTTCAACGAAACCGTCTGGGCTGAGACGGAGTCGTACTTCACTACCCCGATGATCACGGTGGAGCAGCTTGCGAAGGCCAGGATGGGCCGTCTCGAGACATCCAAGAAGACTAACCCCAAGTTCGAGTTGTCGTGGCTGGCCGATGGCTTCAGCTGGGGTGAATGTGCTTCTTTCTTTGAGATTATGGCCGATGGGACCTCCGGCACGGTGGACAAGAAGTACATTGACTACTGGTTCA GAAACGAACGCATGCCCACTGAGATAGGCTGGCAACGCCGCAATACCACGATGAAGGGGAGTGAGCGCAGAAAGTACAGTAACCTACTCAAGGAGGCGGCTGGTGTCAAGGATTCAGATAGCTAG
- a CDS encoding uncharacterized protein (COG:S;~EggNog:ENOG410PX7T;~TransMembrane:7 (o22-40i52-72o104-126i138-159o185-209i221-241o253-273i)) — MDSSLADLLSPQGVATHLSERGLIAVTWTGAGLAAVFTGLRLGIRLTRLKHLLADDYCILLALLFLVTNAVLQTLQAPHLYYIALTPLTGDIVHHVNLYTRYEFVVIGLFWSVLWSVKAAFLALFWTMTDNLPHYRRWWWAIVAFSFGSYAGCWLSSAFTCHSPSDYFKFAKCTKPIDQQGSVIAISYSTAVDILTDLMIMAFALRIVWSTTITPNQKVGLGIVFSLGAFIIAFAIVRAINITGRAYTDQAGLAVWSIAESSISVIVGCLPPFKTFLSRSNSTYESRYPPAYGGSGFSRRKRSVTQTTTWSETALEREYELSSRQVLFSAGREESPSRQGEILVTHDFTILREQRPGRD, encoded by the exons ATGGATTCCAGCCTGGCGGACCTGCTGAGCCCCCAGGGCGTTGCTACGCATCTATCGGAGCGAGGGCTCATCGCCGTCACCTGGACCGGCGCCGGTCTGGCAGCTGTCTTCACGGGGCTTCGTCTGGGGATTCGCCTGACGCGACTGAAGCACCTGTTAGCAGACGACTATTGCATTCTTCTGGCGCTGCTTTTCCTGGTAACCAACGCGGTGCTCCAGACCCTCCAGGCGCCGCATCTCTACTACATCGCCCTGACGCCGTTGACCGGCGACATCGTGCACCATGTGAATCTGTACACCCGCTACGAGTTTGTCGTCATCGGACTCTTCTGGTCGGTGCTCTGGAGCGTCAAGGCAGCATTCCTGGCGCTGTTCTGGACCATGACCGACAATCTGCCTCACTACCGCCGCTGGTGGTGGGCGATTGTGGCCTTTTCTTTTGGCTCTtatgctggctgctggctgagCTCTGCCTTTACGTGCCATTCACCGTCTGATTACTTCAAGTTCG CCAAATGCACGAAACCGATTGACCAGCAGGGGTCTGTCATTGCCATCTCCTACAGCACCGCCGTGGACATCCTGACCGATCTTATGA TCATGGCCTTTGCACTGCGAATAGTATGGTCGACAACGATCACCCCCAACCAGAAAGTCGGACTGGGGATCGTCTTTTCCCTCGGGGCGTTCATTATTGCCTTTGCAATCGTGCGCGCCATCAACATCACCGGCCGTGCCTACACTGACCAGGCTGGGCTTGCAGTCTGGAGCATCGCCGAATCCTCTATTT CGGTCATAGTCGGCTGTTTGCCGCCGTTCAAGACGTTCCTCTCGCGCAGCAACTCGACGTACGAGTCCAGGTATCCTCCTGCGTACGGTGGAAGTGGCTTCTCTCGTCGGAAACGCTCAGTAACGCAAACGACGACCTGGAGCGAGACAGCGCTCGAGCGGGAGTACGAACTGTCTTCTCGCCAGGTTCTCTTTTCGGCTGGGAGGGAAGAGAGTCCGTCCAGACAGGGCGAGATACTGGTTACCCATGATTTT ACTATTTTACGAGAGCAGCGACCAGGCAGGGATTAA
- a CDS encoding isoamyl alcohol oxidase (CAZy:AA7;~COG:S;~EggNog:ENOG410PJJU;~InterPro:IPR006094,IPR036318,IPR016166,IPR012951;~PFAM:PF08031,PF01565;~SECRETED:SignalP(1-20);~go_function: GO:0016491 - oxidoreductase activity [Evidence IEA];~go_function: GO:0050660 - flavin adenine dinucleotide binding [Evidence IEA];~go_function: GO:0071949 - FAD binding [Evidence IEA];~go_process: GO:0055114 - oxidation-reduction process [Evidence IEA]), translating to MQFLWALVAVLGFSIVPALAAQCRCTPIDSCWKRLDWNALNATVSGKLIRNTPPALPCYPGPESNVEECEYVDSQWSNTTFQADEPIGYSYPLVNNCPAVNETAGLRKCGLGPSPVYTINATEPEELVAGIAFARENNVRLVVRNTGHDLLGRSTGYGSLQIWMRHLRKGIKHQDAFKPSIPCAQCDWNGAAVTVAGGYVWDDVYEEAFTRGLIVVGGGDPTVSVIGGYIQGGGHSPATRDFGLASDQILEAQVILADGTIVIANPCSHSDLFTALRGGGGGTYGVVVSVTIKAFPSKPVVAHSLVITPQSPHNLTSFLSALTDLYSSFPAISDSGFSGYGSWSVNDPTGTYANSSAGYQHALAALDKPLPAAKAAFKPILEKLASYRSINVSIKWFEFPSYSAYYRALSGVRQPTGVPESALASRMFDKNALISNRDALRQVIGTLAGHPKESTINQVLLVGGGKVLEQPEYSGANPAWRKTYLVHIVARGWLGKSGPLVGEAIKDDITYKKYQAMREFTPSMGSYLNEADRNNPWWEEDFYGKSYDRLLDIKSKYDPEGVFYCPTCVGSPSWFQQTLPGKDYGPLCTDEL from the exons ATGCAATTCCTGTGGGCGCTCGTGGCTGTATTGGGGTTCAGCATCGTGCCCGCTTTGGCCGCACAGTGTAGATGT ACACCCATTGACAGCTGCTGGAAAAGGCTCGACTGGAATGCTCTAAATGCGACCGTGTCTGGTAAGCTCATTCGCAACACGCCGCCAGCCCTCCCTTGCTATCCTGGCCCGGAGTCCAATGTGGAGGAATGTGAGTACGTCGACTCGCAATGGTCCAACACGACCTTTCAGGCAGACGAGCCCATCGGGTACAGCTATCCGCTTGTTAATAACTGTCCTGCCGTGAATGAGACAGCAGGGCTTCGCAAGTGCGGTCTCGGGCCATCGCCGGTGTACACCATCAATGCCACTGAGCCGGAGGAATTAGTTGCAGGAATTGCATTTGCGCGCGAGAATAATGTGCGTCTGGTTGTTCGAAACACTGGGCACGATTTGCTGGGGAG GTCCACGGGCTATGGCTCGCTTCAGATCTGGATGAGGCATCTGCGAAAGGGTATTAAGCACCAGGACGCGTTCAAGCCCTCAATTCCCTGTGCTCAATGCGACTGGAACGGTGCTGCTGTCACGGTTGCAGGGGGCTATGTTTGGGACGATGTCTATGAGGAAGCATTTACCCGCGGCCTGATTGTCGTTGGCGGAGGTGACCCG ACAGTCAGCGTCATCGGTGGTTATATCCAAGGAGGCGGCCATTCACCAGCCACCCGCGACTTTGGCCTGGCCAGTGACCAGATCCTGGAAGCGCAGGTCATCCTAGCAGACGGGACTATCGTCATCGCCAATCCATGCTCCCATTCAGACCTCTTCACAGCGCTccgtggcggcggcggaggcacCTATGGCGTGGTTGTCTCCGTCACTATCAAGGCATTTCCGTCCAAACCGGTCGTCGCGCACTCTCTCGTCATAACGCCTCAGTCACCGCACAATTTGACCTCGTTTCTGAGTGCACTTACGGATCTCTATTCAAGCTTTCCTGCTATTTCTGATTCGGGCTTTTCAGGGTATGGCTCCTGGTCGGTGAACGATCCAACCGGCACGTACGCGAACTCTTCAGCGGGATATCAACACGCCCTTGCAGCCCTGGATAAACCATTACCAGCTGCAAAGGCAGCTTTCAAACCGATTTTGGAGAAACTTGCTTCCTATAGATCTATCAATGTTTCTATTAAGTGGTTCGAGTTTCCATCGTATTCAGCATACTACCGTGCCCTGTCTGGCGTGCGCCAACCGACTGGAGTCCCTGAGTCCGCGCTCGCCTCTCGCATGTTTGATAAGAACGCTCTCATCTCAAACCGCGATGCCCTACGTCAGGTTATCGGAACACTAGCAGGACATCCCAAAGAAAGCACCATCAACCAGGTCCTCTTGGTGGGGGGTGGAAAAGTTCTTGAACAGCCCGAATACAGCGGCGCAAACCCAGCATGGAGAAAGACGTATCTCGTCCACATTGTCGCGCGTGGATGGCTGGGGAAGTCTGGTCCGCTCGTTGGCGAAGCTATCAAGGATGACATTACGTATAAAAAGTACCAGGCCATGCGCGAGTTCACTCCGTCAATGGGTAGCTATCTTAACGAG GCTGACCGGAATAATCCGTGGTGGGAGGAGGACTTTTATGGTAAGAGCTACGATCGTCTGCttgatataaagagtaaaTACGATCCAGAGGGCGTCTTCTACTGTCCGACCTGCGTGGGGAGTCCGTCTTGGTTTCAGCAAACCCTGCCGGGCAAGGACTATGGGCCTCTTTGTACTGATGAATTATGA